The genomic region AGGAAAATTGGTTGCATTGGGAGGATTGTGAGGAGGTTGTGTCAGATGCATGGGTGACTGGTGAGTTTGGGGGTCAATGGTTAGGGATGATCCAACATAAAATAAAGTGTTGTGGTGAGGCTTTAAGTGCTTGGGGTTCAACTAAAACAAACCCGAATACTAAGGAAATTACACAACTGCAAAAAAGGATAGAACTGTTAAATATGGAGGAGACAACTGAAGCTTCGCGAGCTGAATTTTTGGTTGTATGCAAAACATTGGATGATTTACTTCTAAAACAGGAGATTTTTTGGACTCAGAGATCTAGAGTGGCTTGGTTGAAACATGGGgacaagaacacaaaatttttccacTCAAAGGCTTCACAACGTAGAAGGAGAAATCATATAAAGGGGATAAAGTATACTAAGGATGCTTggatggaggaggaggaagaaatagCTGTGGTGGCGACTGATTATTTTGATAACTTGTTTACTGTAGGTACATGTTCCCAAATTGATGATTATCTCAATACTGTACCTCACAAGCTGACCCCAGAAATGCAACAAGATTTAACTAGTGATTTTACTGCTGAAGAAATCAAGGCTGCACTGTTCTAAATGGGGCCAATCAAGGAACCTAGGCCTGATGGTATAAACGcactttttttccaaaaattttggcatgCAGTGGGTGATAGTGTTGTTAATGATGTCCTGGATTATTTTAATTCTAGTGTCATGGTTCCTGCTATAAATCATGCCCATATTGTGTTGATCCCTAAAATAAAGTCACCTGAGAAAATGT from Castanea sativa cultivar Marrone di Chiusa Pesio chromosome 11, ASM4071231v1 harbors:
- the LOC142616951 gene encoding uncharacterized protein LOC142616951; translated protein: MKPRKGRKGFKFEENWLHWEDCEEVVSDAWVTGEFGGQWLGMIQHKIKCCGEALSAWGSTKTNPNTKEITQLQKRIELLNMEETTEASRAEFLVVCKTLDDLLLKQEIFWTQRSRVAWLKHGDKNTKFFHSKASQRRRRNHIKGIKYTKDAWMEEEEEIAVVATDYFDNLFTVGTCSQIDDYLNTVPHKLTPEMQQDLTSDFTAEEIKAALF